The Methylotenera sp. G11 genome includes a window with the following:
- the hisG gene encoding ATP phosphoribosyltransferase, with product MITIALSKGRIFEETVPLLAAAGIHAAEDPESSRKLIIGTNREDVRLIIVRATDVPTYVQYGAADLGIAGKDVLDEHGGEGLYQPIDLQIAKCRMMVAVREDFDYFGSIRSGARLKVVTKYVKTAREHFAAKGMHVDLIKLYGSMELGPLVGLADVIVDLVSTGGTLRANNLKAVEEVGEISSRLVVNQASLKLNRAKLQPIMDAFKTAISAGK from the coding sequence ATGATTACGATAGCACTATCAAAAGGCCGTATTTTCGAAGAAACCGTACCCTTGCTGGCTGCGGCAGGTATCCATGCGGCTGAGGATCCTGAGTCATCACGCAAGCTCATTATCGGCACCAATCGCGAAGATGTTCGCTTGATTATTGTCCGTGCAACCGATGTACCGACCTATGTGCAATATGGGGCAGCTGACTTAGGCATAGCCGGTAAGGATGTGCTGGATGAGCATGGTGGGGAAGGTTTGTATCAGCCGATAGACCTGCAGATTGCCAAGTGCAGGATGATGGTGGCGGTGCGCGAGGATTTTGATTATTTCGGCTCAATTCGAAGCGGCGCTCGCTTGAAAGTGGTCACCAAATATGTCAAAACCGCACGCGAGCATTTTGCAGCCAAGGGTATGCATGTTGACCTGATCAAACTGTATGGCTCAATGGAACTGGGTCCCCTGGTTGGTTTGGCGGATGTGATCGTAGACCTGGTGAGTACAGGTGGAACCTTGCGTGCCAACAACCTCAAGGCTGTAGAAGAAGTTGGTGAGATCAGTTCGCGTCTGGTTGTGAATCAGGCCTCGCTCAAGTTGAACAGGGCGAAACTGCAGCCCATTATGGATGCGTTCAAGACAGCCATCTCCGCCGGAAAATAA
- the hisD gene encoding histidinol dehydrogenase, giving the protein MKIRRFSTTDSDFKSNLKDLLAFETAQDDSIDVVVAGILKDVKNRGDAAVLEYTNRFDKTGATSLAQLEISQAELAAALNSLPADQRAALQTAADRVRSYHEKQLMSSWSYTEADGTLLGQQVTSLDRVGLYVPGGKAAYPSSVLMNAIPAKVAGVQELIMVVPTPNGEKNQLVLAAAAVCGVDRVFCIGGAQAVGALAYGTETVPQVDKIVGPGNAYVAAAKRRVFGVVGIDMVAGPSEILVICDGKTDPDWIAMDLFSQAEHDELAQSILLSPDAAFLDKVTASIEKLVINMPRKDIITTSLTNRGALIQVCDLDEAAEISNYIAPEHLELSLEDPLAFSKKIKHAGAIFMGRDTCEALGDYCAGPNHVLPTSRTARFSSPLGVYDFQKRSSLIMVSAEGAQVLGKVAATLAYGEGLQAHARSAEYRLKSRN; this is encoded by the coding sequence ATGAAAATTAGACGTTTTTCAACTACTGATAGTGATTTCAAGAGCAATTTAAAAGATCTGCTTGCGTTTGAGACGGCGCAGGATGACTCTATTGATGTAGTGGTGGCAGGTATCCTTAAAGATGTAAAAAACCGTGGTGATGCAGCCGTGCTGGAATACACCAATCGTTTTGATAAAACGGGTGCAACCAGCCTTGCGCAGCTTGAAATCAGCCAGGCTGAACTTGCGGCCGCTTTGAACAGCCTGCCTGCTGATCAGCGTGCTGCGTTACAGACAGCGGCTGATCGTGTACGCAGCTACCATGAAAAACAGCTCATGAGTTCATGGAGCTACACAGAGGCCGATGGCACTTTGCTGGGCCAGCAAGTCACTTCGCTGGATCGCGTAGGATTGTATGTGCCTGGCGGCAAGGCAGCTTATCCTTCATCGGTGCTGATGAATGCGATTCCTGCCAAAGTAGCCGGTGTGCAGGAATTGATCATGGTAGTGCCGACGCCTAACGGCGAGAAGAACCAGTTGGTGCTTGCTGCCGCAGCAGTCTGCGGTGTTGACCGTGTATTCTGCATTGGCGGCGCACAGGCTGTGGGTGCTTTAGCTTACGGTACTGAGACGGTGCCGCAGGTGGATAAAATTGTAGGCCCCGGCAATGCTTATGTAGCGGCTGCAAAACGTCGCGTATTTGGCGTGGTGGGTATCGATATGGTGGCGGGGCCATCCGAGATTCTGGTTATCTGCGATGGCAAGACCGATCCGGACTGGATTGCGATGGATCTGTTCTCGCAGGCAGAGCATGATGAATTGGCGCAGTCCATATTATTAAGCCCGGATGCTGCATTCCTGGATAAAGTGACTGCCAGCATTGAAAAGCTGGTGATCAATATGCCGCGCAAGGACATTATCACCACTTCGCTTACCAACCGGGGCGCATTGATACAGGTGTGCGACCTGGATGAGGCTGCGGAAATCAGCAACTACATTGCACCGGAGCATTTGGAACTGTCGCTGGAAGACCCATTGGCGTTCAGTAAAAAAATCAAGCATGCCGGCGCTATTTTTATGGGCCGTGATACCTGCGAGGCTTTGGGTGATTATTGCGCAGGCCCGAATCACGTATTGCCTACCTCGCGTACGGCCAGGTTCTCGTCACCGCTGGGTGTCTATGATTTCCAGAAACGGTCAAGCCTGATCATGGTGTCTGCGGAAGGCGCGCAAGTGCTGGGTAAGGTTGCCGCTACTTTAGCTTATGGCGAGGGCTTGCAGGCGCACGCACGTTCCGCAGAGTATCGTCTCAAATCGCGCAATTAA
- the hisC gene encoding histidinol-phosphate transaminase → MSKFWSDIVHKLTPYVPGEQPKLTNLVKLNTNENPYGPGPKVIAALKTEAADTLRLYPDPNSDALKAAIAHAYALSPNQVFVGNGSDEVLAHVFQALLKHDQPLLFPDITYSFYPVYCGLYGIDYRTVPLAEDFSINIDDYKQPNGGIIFPNPNAPTGIPLALSQIEQLLQRNPGSVVVIDEAYVDFGTESAVGLISRYPNLLVTHTLSKARSLAGLRVGYAMGSPDLIEALIRVKDSFNSYPIDRFASAGAIAALQDTEYFEKTCKQVMATREALVDDLVKLGFQVLPSGANFIFARHPAWDGAELTAKLRERSIIVRHFKSPARISPYLRITIGTDAQSKLLIDALSGIL, encoded by the coding sequence ATGAGTAAATTCTGGAGTGATATCGTACATAAGTTAACCCCTTATGTGCCTGGCGAGCAGCCGAAGTTAACCAATCTGGTCAAGCTGAACACAAATGAAAACCCTTATGGCCCTGGCCCTAAGGTCATTGCAGCATTGAAGACAGAAGCTGCAGATACTCTGCGCCTGTATCCTGACCCCAATTCAGATGCATTGAAGGCAGCGATCGCACATGCTTATGCTTTAAGCCCAAATCAGGTATTTGTAGGTAACGGTTCAGATGAAGTTCTGGCGCATGTGTTCCAGGCGTTGCTCAAGCATGATCAGCCATTGTTGTTTCCTGATATTACTTACAGTTTTTATCCGGTCTACTGCGGCCTTTATGGTATTGACTACCGGACGGTTCCGCTTGCGGAAGATTTTTCGATCAATATTGATGACTATAAACAGCCTAATGGCGGCATTATTTTCCCTAATCCCAATGCCCCGACCGGTATCCCGCTTGCATTGTCACAGATAGAGCAGTTGCTGCAGCGCAATCCCGGCTCAGTGGTCGTGATCGATGAAGCTTATGTGGATTTTGGCACGGAATCAGCGGTAGGGCTCATTAGCCGATATCCCAATCTGCTGGTGACGCACACTTTATCAAAAGCACGCTCGCTGGCGGGATTGCGTGTCGGTTACGCCATGGGTTCGCCAGACCTGATTGAAGCGCTTATTCGCGTGAAGGATAGTTTCAACTCCTATCCGATTGACCGGTTTGCATCTGCCGGTGCCATTGCTGCATTGCAGGATACTGAATATTTCGAGAAAACCTGCAAGCAGGTCATGGCTACAAGAGAGGCGCTGGTAGATGACCTGGTAAAGCTTGGTTTTCAAGTGCTACCATCAGGCGCGAATTTCATATTTGCCCGGCATCCGGCATGGGATGGTGCGGAATTGACTGCAAAATTGCGCGAACGCAGCATCATCGTGCGCCATTTTAAATCACCAGCCCGTATTTCGCCTTATTTACGCATCACGATAGGTACCGATGCGCAATCTAAATTATTGATCGATGCATTGTCGGGTATTTTATAG
- the hxlA gene encoding 3-hexulose-6-phosphate synthase, whose amino-acid sequence MAQTQMALDSLDFDATVALATKVAPHVDILEIGTPCIKHNGIKLLQTLRAKFPNNKILVDLKTMDAGYYEAEPFFKAGADIVTVLGTSDIGTIKGVIDVANKYGKKAQVDLINVADKKTRTQEVAKLGAHIIGVHTGLDQQAAGQTPFADLALVAGLNLGVDISVAGGVKAATAAQVRDAGATIIVAGAAIYGAADPAAAAAEITGIAHGGSTGGLFGFIKKLFS is encoded by the coding sequence GTGGCACAAACCCAAATGGCATTAGATTCATTAGATTTCGACGCAACAGTTGCCCTGGCAACTAAAGTTGCTCCACATGTAGACATTTTAGAAATCGGTACTCCATGCATTAAGCATAACGGTATCAAACTGCTGCAAACACTGCGCGCAAAATTCCCGAACAACAAAATCCTGGTTGACCTGAAAACAATGGACGCCGGTTACTACGAAGCTGAGCCATTCTTCAAAGCTGGCGCAGATATCGTTACAGTACTGGGTACTTCAGACATCGGCACAATCAAAGGTGTTATTGATGTTGCAAACAAATACGGTAAAAAAGCACAAGTTGACTTGATCAATGTGGCTGATAAAAAAACACGTACACAAGAAGTTGCAAAATTAGGCGCGCACATCATCGGTGTTCACACTGGTTTGGATCAACAGGCTGCTGGCCAGACACCATTTGCTGACTTGGCTTTGGTTGCAGGCTTGAACCTGGGTGTTGACATTTCAGTTGCCGGTGGCGTTAAAGCTGCTACGGCTGCTCAAGTACGTGACGCTGGTGCAACTATCATTGTTGCCGGTGCTGCTATCTACGGCGCTGCTGACCCAGCTGCTGCTGCTGCTGAAATCACAGGTATCGCTCATGGCGGTTCAACTGGCGGTTTATTCGGTTTTATTAAAAAATTATTCAGCTAA
- the hisB gene encoding imidazoleglycerol-phosphate dehydratase HisB, translated as MRTAKVNRNTLETQIAVSINLDGTGLSSFNTGLGFLDHMLDQIARHGMMDIEVNAKGDLHIDAHHTVEDIGITLGQAFAQAVGDKKGIRRYGHAYVPLDEALSRVVLDISGRPGLEFGCTFTRAAIGTFDVDLIHEFFQGFVNHANVTLHIDNLKGHNAHHQAETIFKAFGRALRVAVEFDTRMAGIMPSTKGSL; from the coding sequence ATGCGTACAGCCAAAGTTAACAGAAACACATTAGAAACCCAGATCGCAGTGAGCATCAATCTTGATGGCACTGGCCTTTCTTCATTTAACACAGGCCTTGGCTTTCTGGATCATATGCTAGACCAGATTGCCCGCCATGGCATGATGGATATTGAAGTGAATGCCAAGGGTGATTTGCATATCGATGCGCATCATACAGTTGAAGATATTGGCATCACCTTAGGCCAGGCGTTTGCGCAGGCAGTTGGTGATAAAAAAGGCATTCGTCGTTATGGCCATGCCTATGTGCCGCTGGATGAAGCGTTATCACGCGTGGTTCTGGACATTTCAGGACGCCCGGGTCTGGAATTCGGCTGTACGTTCACACGCGCAGCGATCGGCACGTTTGATGTCGACCTCATACATGAGTTTTTCCAGGGCTTTGTGAACCATGCCAATGTCACTCTGCATATCGATAACTTAAAAGGTCACAATGCCCACCATCAGGCAGAGACAATTTTCAAGGCTTTCGGCCGTGCGCTGCGTGTGGCCGTAGAGTTCGATACGCGTATGGCGGGTATCATGCCGTCAACGAAAGGCAGTTTGTAA
- the hisH gene encoding imidazole glycerol phosphate synthase subunit HisH, producing the protein MSKIDIAVVDYGMGNLRSVSKALEHVAPAKHVLVTGNPDDIAAAERVVFPGQGAMPDCIRELDARGLRDAVIAATQNKPFLGICIGLQMLFEHSEEGDAAGLGVFKGSVKRFAAEHMVDSEGGKLKVPHMGWNQVYQTGAEPHALWQGIQDAARFYYVHSYYVQPDDDGIIAGYSHYPNRFTCAIAKDNLFAVQFHPEKSADAGLQLLSNFVNWSPD; encoded by the coding sequence ATGAGCAAAATAGATATCGCGGTAGTAGATTATGGCATGGGCAATTTGCGCTCAGTATCAAAGGCGCTTGAGCATGTCGCGCCGGCAAAGCATGTTTTGGTCACCGGCAATCCTGATGATATTGCGGCAGCAGAGCGTGTTGTCTTTCCCGGACAGGGCGCCATGCCGGATTGCATACGCGAGCTTGATGCGAGAGGCCTGCGTGATGCGGTCATTGCTGCCACGCAGAACAAGCCTTTTTTAGGTATATGCATTGGCCTTCAAATGCTGTTTGAGCATTCCGAAGAAGGTGATGCAGCGGGTCTTGGCGTGTTTAAAGGCAGTGTGAAGCGCTTTGCGGCAGAACATATGGTCGACAGCGAGGGTGGTAAACTGAAGGTTCCACACATGGGCTGGAACCAGGTATATCAAACCGGCGCTGAACCGCATGCTTTATGGCAGGGCATTCAGGATGCCGCCAGATTCTATTATGTCCATAGTTATTATGTGCAGCCAGATGATGACGGTATCATCGCTGGCTATAGCCATTACCCGAACAGGTTTACCTGTGCAATTGCAAAAGATAATCTGTTTGCAGTGCAGTTCCATCCGGAAAAAAGTGCCGATGCAGGTTTGCAGTTATTGAGCAATTTCGTAAACTGGTCGCCAGACTAA
- the hisA gene encoding 1-(5-phosphoribosyl)-5-[(5-phosphoribosylamino)methylideneamino]imidazole-4-carboxamide isomerase — protein MLIIPAIDLKDGQCVRLKQGLMEESTVFSEDPGAMARHWVDQGGKRLHLVDLNGAFAGKPVNEGAIKSIVSAVGGDIPIQLGGGIRDLETIERYLDNGIDYVIIGTAAVKTPGFLHEACYAFPGQIMVGLDAKDGKVAIDGWSKLTGHDVIDLAKKFEDYGVNSIVYTDIGRDGMLSGVNIEATVALAQALTIPVIASGGVTNLDDVRKLCAVASEGIIGTITGRAIYEGTLDFSAAQKLADELS, from the coding sequence ATGTTAATTATCCCAGCAATTGATCTCAAAGACGGCCAGTGTGTCAGACTTAAACAAGGCTTAATGGAGGAGTCTACGGTATTCTCCGAAGATCCGGGTGCGATGGCTCGGCATTGGGTGGATCAAGGCGGTAAACGGCTGCACCTGGTTGATTTGAACGGTGCATTTGCAGGTAAGCCGGTCAATGAAGGTGCTATCAAATCTATCGTAAGCGCAGTTGGCGGCGATATACCGATTCAGCTGGGTGGTGGCATCCGTGATCTGGAAACCATAGAGCGTTATCTCGATAATGGTATCGATTATGTGATTATCGGTACGGCAGCTGTTAAAACGCCTGGCTTTCTGCATGAGGCATGCTATGCATTCCCCGGACAGATCATGGTCGGACTGGATGCCAAAGATGGCAAGGTGGCAATTGACGGATGGTCTAAGCTGACAGGCCATGACGTGATTGACCTGGCGAAAAAATTTGAAGATTATGGCGTCAATTCAATTGTCTATACTGATATTGGCCGTGATGGCATGTTGAGCGGTGTGAATATTGAAGCCACTGTTGCGCTGGCGCAGGCATTGACGATTCCTGTCATTGCGTCAGGCGGCGTGACCAACCTGGACGATGTCAGGAAGCTGTGCGCAGTTGCCAGTGAAGGTATTATCGGCACGATTACCGGCCGTGCAATCTATGAAGGTACGCTGGATTTTTCTGCCGCACAGAAACTTGCGGATGAGTTAAGTTGA
- the hisF gene encoding imidazole glycerol phosphate synthase subunit HisF — translation MGLAKRIIPCLDVTDGRVVKGVNFLELRDAGDPVEIAKRYDDQGADELTFLDITASSDNRGLILHIIEEVASQVFIPLTVGGGVREVEDVRRLLNAGADKVSINTTAVLNPQMVKAAADRFGSQCIVVAIDAKKVENQPFEWEVFTHGGRKATGLDAVKWAEYMVSLGAGELLVTSMDRDGTKIGFNNPLNRAISNAVEVPLIASGGVGNLQHLVDGVKEGGADAVLAASIFHYGEYTVREAKEYMARHGIEVRL, via the coding sequence ATGGGTCTGGCAAAACGCATTATTCCGTGTCTTGACGTGACGGATGGCCGTGTTGTAAAAGGCGTGAATTTTCTTGAACTGCGCGACGCCGGTGATCCTGTTGAGATTGCCAAGCGCTATGATGATCAGGGTGCTGATGAGCTGACATTTCTGGACATTACGGCCAGCTCCGATAACCGTGGCCTGATTCTGCATATTATCGAAGAAGTGGCGAGTCAGGTGTTTATTCCTCTGACAGTGGGCGGCGGTGTGCGCGAGGTTGAAGATGTGCGCCGCCTGTTGAATGCCGGAGCCGATAAGGTTAGTATTAACACGACAGCAGTGCTTAACCCGCAGATGGTGAAAGCCGCTGCTGACCGCTTTGGTTCGCAGTGCATCGTTGTGGCGATCGATGCCAAAAAAGTTGAAAATCAACCTTTCGAATGGGAAGTATTTACCCATGGTGGCCGTAAGGCAACCGGACTTGATGCCGTTAAATGGGCTGAATACATGGTGAGCCTGGGTGCTGGTGAGCTGCTGGTCACCAGTATGGATAGGGACGGTACTAAAATCGGCTTTAACAACCCGCTTAACAGGGCCATCAGTAATGCCGTAGAAGTGCCCCTGATCGCATCAGGAGGTGTAGGTAATTTGCAGCATCTGGTCGATGGCGTCAAGGAAGGCGGCGCTGATGCCGTGCTGGCTGCCAGCATATTCCACTATGGCGAATATACGGTAAGGGAAGCGAAAGAATATATGGCCAGGCATGGTATAGAGGTCAGGCTATGA
- the hisI gene encoding phosphoribosyl-AMP cyclohydrolase — translation MNWLDEIHWDADGLVPVIAQEHDTGDVVMFAWMNREALQLSQDTRQAVYWSRSRKRLWRKGEESGHVQKIHEIRLDCDEDVILLKIEQVGGIACHTGRHSCFFKKLENENWLVDQPVIKNPEDIYKHE, via the coding sequence ATGAATTGGCTGGATGAAATTCACTGGGATGCTGACGGGCTGGTGCCTGTCATTGCACAGGAGCATGATACGGGCGATGTCGTCATGTTTGCCTGGATGAACCGTGAAGCATTGCAATTAAGCCAGGATACCAGGCAGGCTGTTTACTGGTCACGGTCGCGCAAACGGCTGTGGCGTAAAGGTGAAGAGTCCGGGCATGTGCAGAAAATACATGAGATCCGCCTTGATTGTGACGAGGACGTGATTCTGCTGAAAATAGAACAGGTTGGCGGTATCGCCTGCCATACTGGCCGCCACAGCTGTTTCTTCAAGAAGCTGGAGAATGAAAACTGGCTGGTAGACCAGCCTGTCATCAAGAACCCGGAAGATATTTATAAGCATGAGTAA
- a CDS encoding phosphoribosyl-ATP diphosphatase: MNDVLDRLSDLLEQRKSADPASSYVAKLYAKGMDSILKKIGEEATETVIAAKGGNKEEIIYETADLWFHTLVMLAKADLKPSDVLAELARREGLSGIDEKNARPKG, from the coding sequence ATGAATGACGTTCTAGACCGTTTGTCCGATTTGCTGGAGCAGCGCAAGTCTGCCGACCCTGCATCGTCTTACGTTGCCAAACTCTATGCTAAAGGCATGGACAGCATTCTTAAAAAAATCGGTGAGGAAGCAACCGAAACGGTGATTGCGGCTAAAGGCGGTAATAAAGAGGAAATTATCTATGAAACTGCCGATTTATGGTTTCATACACTGGTCATGCTTGCAAAAGCGGATTTAAAACCATCGGATGTACTGGCAGAGCTGGCCAGGCGTGAAGGTTTGTCTGGTATCGATGAGAAAAATGCCAGACCAAAAGGATAG
- a CDS encoding histidine triad nucleotide-binding protein: MSADCIFCKIIKGDIPSKKVYEDDDVIAFHDIHPITRVHFLIVPKLHIESLQTCEAQHQALLGKILLLAPKLAAEQGLKGFRTMINTGREGGQEVFHVHVHVFGGGESLPRI; the protein is encoded by the coding sequence ATGAGCGCAGACTGTATTTTTTGCAAGATTATCAAGGGCGATATTCCTTCAAAGAAGGTGTATGAAGATGACGATGTGATCGCCTTTCATGATATACATCCGATCACCAGGGTGCATTTCCTAATCGTGCCCAAGCTGCATATTGAAAGTTTGCAGACTTGCGAAGCGCAGCATCAGGCATTGCTGGGCAAGATATTGTTACTGGCCCCCAAGCTGGCTGCAGAGCAGGGTTTGAAAGGGTTTCGTACGATGATCAATACTGGGCGCGAAGGCGGGCAGGAAGTGTTTCATGTGCACGTACACGTATTTGGTGGCGGCGAGTCGCTGCCGAGAATTTAG
- the tatA gene encoding Sec-independent protein translocase subunit TatA, with protein sequence MGSLSIWHWLIVLLVVVLIFGTKKLRNLGGDVGGAVKSFKDAMAEEKNGSATSEAITDQSEKALTIEANAVEVPATKAPAKKRAPAAKTAAAKKPAAKASADKPKTPAKKASAAKPKAATIKAES encoded by the coding sequence ATGGGATCATTAAGCATTTGGCATTGGTTGATTGTTTTGTTGGTGGTGGTGCTGATATTCGGTACAAAGAAGCTGCGCAACCTCGGTGGTGATGTGGGTGGTGCCGTTAAGAGTTTTAAAGATGCGATGGCCGAAGAAAAAAATGGATCCGCTACTTCAGAAGCTATCACTGACCAGTCAGAAAAAGCGCTGACAATCGAAGCCAATGCCGTTGAAGTTCCGGCTACCAAGGCACCAGCAAAGAAACGCGCCCCGGCTGCAAAAACCGCTGCTGCCAAGAAGCCTGCTGCTAAAGCCTCAGCGGACAAACCCAAAACACCAGCGAAAAAAGCTTCAGCAGCTAAACCCAAAGCGGCTACGATAAAAGCTGAGTCTTGA
- the tatB gene encoding Sec-independent protein translocase protein TatB yields the protein MFDIAFSELVVIAIVALIVIGPEKLPKVARTLGTLAGRMQKYMAQIKEEVNREARFAELQKLQDEIRSAGNAAQEKLQSEAGKISQDLQISEAEGAKPALDKQPNPNPDKE from the coding sequence GTGTTTGATATTGCCTTTTCTGAATTGGTGGTCATCGCAATCGTTGCACTGATTGTGATTGGCCCGGAGAAGTTACCGAAAGTTGCGCGTACGCTGGGGACACTGGCTGGGCGCATGCAGAAATACATGGCGCAGATTAAAGAAGAGGTAAACCGGGAGGCGCGTTTTGCAGAGCTCCAGAAACTGCAGGATGAGATCCGGAGCGCCGGTAATGCTGCACAGGAAAAGCTGCAATCCGAGGCGGGAAAGATTAGCCAGGATTTGCAAATCAGCGAAGCAGAAGGCGCCAAGCCAGCTCTGGACAAACAGCCCAATCCTAACCCAGATAAAGAATAG
- the tatC gene encoding twin-arginine translocase subunit TatC, with protein MTPTENFISHLIELRSRLLRIVVGLIVVFVALFPFANDIYALLAAPLLGKLPLGGQMIATGVTTPFFVPMKVAMMAAFLISLPHTLYQVWAFVAPGLYAHEKRFMVPIIVFSSFLFLLGMSFAYFLVFPVVFGFIVGTAPEGVAVMTDIGNYLDFVMTLFFAFGLSFEVPIAVVMAVRFGWVDIAALKDARGYVVVAAFVIGAIFTPPDIISQFMLAVPMWLLYELGIFVAAFTSKKSEPTIQPPA; from the coding sequence GTGACTCCTACCGAAAATTTCATATCACATCTAATTGAGTTGCGCAGCCGCTTGCTGCGTATCGTTGTGGGCTTGATCGTTGTTTTTGTCGCACTGTTTCCATTTGCCAATGATATTTATGCATTGCTGGCAGCGCCTTTGCTGGGCAAGCTGCCGCTGGGCGGGCAGATGATCGCCACCGGCGTCACTACCCCATTCTTTGTGCCGATGAAGGTGGCGATGATGGCTGCATTTTTGATTTCGCTGCCGCATACGCTTTACCAGGTCTGGGCATTTGTAGCCCCAGGCCTTTATGCGCATGAAAAGAGATTCATGGTCCCGATCATTGTTTTCAGCAGTTTTCTGTTTCTGCTGGGCATGTCTTTCGCTTATTTTCTGGTCTTTCCGGTGGTGTTTGGATTCATTGTAGGTACCGCGCCGGAAGGTGTCGCGGTCATGACCGATATCGGAAACTACCTCGATTTTGTCATGACTTTGTTTTTCGCTTTTGGGCTGTCTTTTGAGGTACCTATCGCAGTGGTCATGGCTGTCCGTTTCGGCTGGGTGGACATTGCAGCACTTAAAGACGCGCGTGGTTATGTAGTGGTGGCGGCATTTGTGATCGGCGCAATCTTTACTCCGCCAGACATCATTTCACAGTTCATGCTGGCGGTTCCTATGTGGCTGCTGTATGAGTTAGGCATTTTTGTTGCCGCATTCACCAGCAAGAAATCCGAGCCGACAATTCAACCGCCGGCTTAA
- a CDS encoding Do family serine endopeptidase — protein MNNQLHKKVWLIFAQTATVCMALLFVLRIFNPDFLNQKEHALVVKPNDQLQEATPAGSYRHAAKKAMPSVVNIFTSKAAAANPHEKFLDDPVFRHFFGDQFDDMETPSQPENSLGSGVIVSEKGLILTNNHVIATADAIEVALSDGRKLSAKVVGTDPDTDLALIKVDADNLPAITFASSDKLSVGDVVLAIGNPFGVGQTVTQGIVSALGRTHLGINIYENFIQTDASINPGNSGGALIDTEGSLVGINSAIYSRSGGSMGIGFAIPATLAQQVTEQIIAQGNVTRGWIGIEAQDITPELAESFRLKRPQGALIAGVLRNSPADKAGLRAGDILLAIEGKPVIDSGTMLNLIAALKPNQKATIQIARAEAIINISVIIGKRPKPSEIVSE, from the coding sequence ATGAATAACCAGCTGCATAAAAAAGTATGGCTCATTTTTGCACAAACGGCGACCGTGTGCATGGCATTGCTGTTTGTATTGCGCATTTTCAATCCTGATTTTTTAAATCAGAAAGAACATGCGTTGGTAGTAAAGCCGAATGATCAATTACAGGAGGCCACTCCGGCAGGCTCTTACCGTCATGCGGCAAAAAAAGCGATGCCTTCTGTGGTCAATATTTTCACCAGCAAGGCAGCCGCTGCCAACCCGCATGAGAAATTCCTGGACGACCCGGTTTTTCGGCATTTCTTTGGCGACCAGTTCGACGACATGGAAACCCCTTCGCAACCGGAAAACAGCCTGGGCTCCGGCGTGATCGTAAGTGAAAAAGGTTTGATCCTGACCAATAACCATGTGATTGCAACAGCGGATGCAATCGAGGTGGCTTTGTCAGACGGCCGCAAGCTCTCTGCAAAAGTGGTAGGGACCGACCCCGACACTGATCTCGCACTGATTAAAGTAGATGCCGATAATCTGCCTGCAATCACTTTTGCCAGTTCGGACAAGCTGAGTGTCGGCGATGTAGTATTGGCTATCGGCAATCCTTTCGGTGTCGGCCAGACTGTCACGCAGGGCATCGTCAGCGCTCTTGGCCGCACGCACCTTGGAATTAACATCTATGAAAACTTCATCCAGACAGACGCCTCGATCAACCCCGGCAATTCTGGCGGTGCATTAATCGATACCGAAGGTAGCCTGGTCGGCATCAATAGTGCAATCTATTCACGCAGCGGCGGCTCCATGGGCATTGGCTTCGCCATACCGGCAACACTGGCACAGCAGGTGACTGAACAAATCATTGCTCAAGGGAACGTAACCCGCGGCTGGATAGGCATTGAGGCACAGGACATTACGCCGGAACTTGCAGAATCATTCCGCTTAAAACGGCCGCAAGGCGCACTGATTGCAGGTGTTCTGCGCAACAGCCCCGCCGACAAGGCTGGCCTGCGCGCCGGTGACATTTTATTGGCGATCGAGGGTAAACCTGTCATTGACAGCGGCACCATGCTGAACTTGATTGCAGCCCTGAAGCCGAATCAAAAAGCCACTATCCAGATTGCGCGTGCCGAGGCGATCATTAACATTTCGGTTATTATCGGCAAACGCCCGAAGCCATCTGAAATTGTGAGTGAATAG